One Acetobacterium sp. KB-1 DNA segment encodes these proteins:
- a CDS encoding VanZ family protein: protein MNNIIGFTLSFVYEKNWMINSAQVAIKSYENRRGFGQVRKKGEEVDRKRIILILTWICTLIWMGIIFYLSSQPATQSAHLSTGVKNGLLSFLKPFAPDIENMEIFGLDFYIRKNAHFIAYFILGSLTISSLFQSEVKKPVNLALIICVFFAVSDEFHQLFVPGRSGQFQDVLIDGAGAILGVLLTTIVIRRISRRF, encoded by the coding sequence TTGAATAATATTATTGGGTTTACACTGTCGTTTGTTTATGAGAAAAACTGGATGATTAACAGCGCTCAAGTTGCTATTAAAAGCTACGAAAACAGAAGGGGATTCGGCCAGGTCAGAAAAAAAGGTGAAGAAGTGGATAGAAAGCGAATAATACTTATATTAACCTGGATATGCACCCTGATTTGGATGGGAATTATCTTTTATCTTTCCAGTCAGCCAGCGACCCAGTCGGCTCATCTCAGCACTGGGGTGAAGAATGGATTATTATCTTTTCTGAAGCCTTTTGCACCGGATATCGAGAACATGGAAATCTTTGGTCTGGATTTTTATATCCGTAAAAATGCCCATTTTATCGCCTATTTTATTTTGGGTTCCCTGACGATTTCTTCGCTCTTTCAAAGCGAAGTCAAAAAACCGGTTAATCTGGCTCTAATCATTTGCGTCTTTTTTGCTGTGTCAGACGAATTCCATCAATTGTTTGTACCGGGCCGCTCCGGTCAATTTCAGGATGTGCTTATCGATGGTGCTGGCGCAATTCTCGGGGTTTTACTCACTACCATTGTCATTAGAAGGATTTCCAGACGGTTTTAG
- a CDS encoding nitroreductase family protein: MKFREFMVNSHSTREFVDIGVVEQDMKEIKTYLDEVNSTVGKEKGFSLILIENGAVVYQNLEGSGGYGGVMIKGPHYIGLRLDKADHEIEIFGAFYMQSVVKKIYDLGLGSCWITLSEISQAQEEKLLGGQKGIVEHLLVFGKPVKKESSTDKHTTVISCDTKYEQNPYGITMITTNDESRLSVVDTVFLQNWGNVAPFSEMEKRGVLDLLYYVRNSPSFQNIQPCRLILKDGYAELAVVNPEREENYTDAGIMLFTLEGLAKELSFPSNWHFIQDDSGSTEYRRVAHFDL; this comes from the coding sequence ATGAAATTTAGAGAATTTATGGTGAATAGTCACTCAACCAGAGAATTTGTGGATATTGGTGTGGTAGAACAGGATATGAAAGAAATAAAAACATATCTTGATGAAGTAAATAGTACTGTTGGTAAGGAAAAGGGATTCTCCCTGATCCTGATAGAAAACGGTGCCGTTGTTTATCAGAACCTGGAAGGCTCTGGGGGGTATGGCGGGGTGATGATTAAAGGACCCCATTATATCGGTTTGCGACTGGACAAAGCTGACCATGAGATTGAAATTTTTGGCGCTTTTTATATGCAGTCGGTGGTAAAAAAGATTTATGATCTGGGCCTGGGCAGTTGCTGGATCACCTTAAGTGAAATAAGCCAGGCTCAAGAAGAAAAATTACTGGGGGGACAAAAAGGTATTGTTGAGCATCTGTTAGTTTTTGGAAAACCAGTAAAAAAAGAAAGCAGTACAGATAAACATACAACCGTTATTAGTTGTGACACTAAATATGAACAGAATCCCTACGGGATCACCATGATTACCACTAACGATGAATCGCGACTATCAGTGGTAGACACTGTTTTTCTTCAAAATTGGGGAAATGTAGCACCATTTTCAGAGATGGAAAAAAGAGGGGTTCTAGATTTGCTTTACTACGTCAGGAATTCGCCCTCATTCCAAAATATTCAGCCCTGCCGGCTGATTCTGAAAGATGGTTACGCTGAACTGGCGGTGGTTAATCCAGAACGGGAAGAGAATTATACCGATGCCGGGATTATGCTATTTACCCTTGAAGGACTAGCAAAAGAACTGAGTTTTCCATCAAACTGGCATTTTATCCAGGACGATTCGGGCAGCACTGAGTATCGGCGGGTTGCTCATTTTGATTTGTAA